The stretch of DNA GAATCCATTTTCAATCATGTCTGCTACATCGCCAAGATTGGTACTTCTTGTCAGATCGAAAGGAAAAGCTGGCCCATCATATTCCATTTTGTATAACAACATTCTGGCAGCACATCGATCGCCTAGTGGAAGAATCGCCACTCGGCTAATTGCTGATAACTTACACTTGTATTGAAAAATTACTGACGATTTCGCTGGCACTTTCACGCGGCTTTCTAATCCATCTTTGCCAATCATCATGGTGCGAAAAGGCGTTTCTGGTTCAATTAAATCTACATATACACCTTCTGGCATTTGTTTTAGGGCGCTGCGTACTTCTTTCCACATTGGGTGGATGTTATATTCGTGGTCTGATTCGTTGATTACTCGGAGAGTAGTATCGCTTTCTTTCCATATTCCTAAAAGTTCGTCGTAGTGTAAAACTTGTGCGGATTTTGGGGTAAAAAAGTTGAAAACTGCGCTATATTCAATGTCAGCACCAGGGGGAATATTGACGCTAGTTTCGATCGCGCCATCTTCTCGCACCCAAAAGTAAGGCAGTGTGTCTGGGTCTACTTTTTTGCTAATATAAATCCCAGGTATTAATCCGGCTTTACTTTGAATATGTGCTTGTAATTCTTTCCAGTAAGTAGCAATTGTATAAGTATTTTTGGAAGTATTAATAATTCGCAAACTCTTCTCTTCTTGGCAAGCAAAAACATGAAATCCCCAATTATCACGATAAATTGGTATTTCGTGCTTTTGAGTAGAGAGTTGTTTGACTTGAATTAATTTGTTTTGATCGATGTCGAAGACACGGAGATCGATCGCCTCATACATCCACCGATGCCCTAAACTGTTAGGATGAGCCGCATCAGAAGAAATTCCCGCTTTCCAACGTCCCCCGCCATCATCCAGTACATCCAGCCAATCTAACATCGGAACGCCCCAATTCAACATTCGATTGTGCGTTTCTCGCAACAGGCAATTATGTTCGGAATAGTAATCCCCATTCGGGTACAATCCACCTAAAATTGGTATTGCGCCCAATTCTTTGGTCATTTTTACGAGTTGTTGCAATCCCCTTTCAAAACGGCGTTGTACCGCCCGTCTTTGCTGCGGCGGACAATAAGCTAACCCCTCGTTACCCAGAGAAAGGGCAATAATCACGATATCTGGTTTTTCTGGCGCGACTACCAAGGGGAATCTATCAATCGTGGTGCTGACATTCGCCCCCACTTCGGATACATTGACTAGCGTGTGACCGTATTTTTCCGGCAATGCTTGGGACAAATACCAAGCCCAACCGCGCAATAACCAGGAATTGCAACCTAAAGCGACAGAACTGCCTATAACCGCGATTTTTAGACCTTCATTTCCTTTAATAACTGGTTTTTGAGCAATAGGTTCTTGAAAATATCCGTAGGGAAAAGGCCGCACCCAGCCAAACCAACTATCTTCTACAATAATTGGGGATGGTGGTAAGTCGGATTCGATCGGTATCCAACGATTATTCCCCCAAGCTTCCCATTGCACGCTACCATCTGCACCAATTCGCACATACTTATATTGAATATTTCGATCGTTGGATAACTCTGATGATGCAGAAAAATCGAGCTTAACTTCCGTCCACCATAACGGGTAACTTTCGCCACTAGTATGTAGAGGTACGCACTTATTTGCATCCCACATTCCTAACTCAGGAGTCGAACCAACCAGTCCGATAAATTCTCCTCTTTGTGTGTGCGCTCTTACCTGGAACCGATACATATAATGTCTCGTGTAATGTTTTAAGATACTATGCCAGACAAAAGTTAAATAATCAAAGTAAAAATGTAAACTCCATGTCTAAGAGAGGATTTAGGCTAGCGAAATTGCCTTGACGGTATCACATCTAACCATGAATGTCTGTCTTGCAGCGCACCAAAAAATTTAATAGAACTCCGACTTCTTCAAGAAGTCAGAGTTTTGGCTGTAGTTTTAAGCTGTTCCGCATTTAAATTACATTGTTTGGAAACAGAAGAAAAATGGTCTAATCCTCTCCCCTGCTCCCCTGCTCCCCTGCAATCTCAATAAATGATTGATATGCCTGACAGCTTATCACCATCCCCATGTACCTGGGCCACCTTTAAAAGGCCCAACAATATCGGAAGTGATCCATCCTCCATAAAAATCACCTGCTTGGGGTGTGACTAACTCATCATTGACATAACAAGCATCCATTAAACTAGCATTAAAACCGTAGTATCCTTGAATTGATTCAAAACCGGGAGTAGGAGAAAAATAAGACCAAGCAGCCTGATTTATGTATTTATCACCAATGCTAACATCGTAATATTGCCAGTACCCTTTCCATTCACACAAACCTTTTTTAGATGTGGCGATTAAATGCTCTACCTTAACATCTTCTGAGGGAAAGTAATAAGCAGGAGGATGACTGGTTTCTAAGACTCTTTTGCCTTTGTTGG from Phormidium ambiguum IAM M-71 encodes:
- a CDS encoding DUF1796 family putative cysteine peptidase → MYRFQVRAHTQRGEFIGLVGSTPELGMWDANKCVPLHTSGESYPLWWTEVKLDFSASSELSNDRNIQYKYVRIGADGSVQWEAWGNNRWIPIESDLPPSPIIVEDSWFGWVRPFPYGYFQEPIAQKPVIKGNEGLKIAVIGSSVALGCNSWLLRGWAWYLSQALPEKYGHTLVNVSEVGANVSTTIDRFPLVVAPEKPDIVIIALSLGNEGLAYCPPQQRRAVQRRFERGLQQLVKMTKELGAIPILGGLYPNGDYYSEHNCLLRETHNRMLNWGVPMLDWLDVLDDGGGRWKAGISSDAAHPNSLGHRWMYEAIDLRVFDIDQNKLIQVKQLSTQKHEIPIYRDNWGFHVFACQEEKSLRIINTSKNTYTIATYWKELQAHIQSKAGLIPGIYISKKVDPDTLPYFWVREDGAIETSVNIPPGADIEYSAVFNFFTPKSAQVLHYDELLGIWKESDTTLRVINESDHEYNIHPMWKEVRSALKQMPEGVYVDLIEPETPFRTMMIGKDGLESRVKVPAKSSVIFQYKCKLSAISRVAILPLGDRCAARMLLYKMEYDGPAFPFDLTRSTNLGDVADMIENGFSDMWNPEFLHYNHDERRIYHGKWSGLSFAHEVEETDDPLNDMSPVYERMRVRYSARSERFWYTLKKCDEALFIRTGITNRGYVFNLVDKLTAKCQEKPFRVLLISPQSSDEFAGITNVLHYNLEFNPDKMYDDLGYWMYCTDVMREIIESLGVTSKNLFWCPPNPPQDWAKE
- a CDS encoding DUF427 domain-containing protein, with translation MRPNPIPPKPGQESVWDYPRPARLENTNKHLKVICNGIVLAETNKGKRVLETSHPPAYYFPSEDVKVEHLIATSKKGLCEWKGYWQYYDVSIGDKYINQAAWSYFSPTPGFESIQGYYGFNASLMDACYVNDELVTPQAGDFYGGWITSDIVGPFKGGPGTWGW